A genomic segment from Rubrobacter tropicus encodes:
- a CDS encoding 6-phosphofructokinase: MAEVKRVGMLTGGGDAPGLNGVIRAVTMKCIEDYGHEVVGLKRGWKSLLDPEQDTVMPLGVEDVRYILQEGGTILGSSRTNPYKKEGDPEKVVKQLEEFGVDALVAIGGDDTLGVAKRLHDDFGTQVIGCPKTIDNDLSATDTTFGYDTAVSIATDAIDKLRTTAKSHERVVVVEVMGRHAGWITWGAGLASAANVTLIPEVEPDLDQIASIFEKRAKSGEKWGLVAVSEGVTLSEEFMTQNAETDEFGHVRLGGIAETLAKEIESRTGIETRHVVLGHLQRGGTPTAYDRILSTRYGLRAAEAVNNGEWGKMVALRGNEIVTVDLSEATDETKTVPNDLYKAAETFFG, encoded by the coding sequence ATGGCAGAGGTAAAGAGGGTAGGGATGCTCACCGGCGGCGGAGACGCGCCGGGCCTCAACGGCGTCATAAGGGCCGTAACCATGAAATGCATCGAGGACTACGGCCACGAGGTGGTCGGCCTCAAGCGCGGCTGGAAGAGCCTGCTGGATCCGGAGCAGGACACCGTCATGCCCCTCGGCGTCGAAGACGTCCGCTACATCCTGCAGGAAGGCGGTACCATCCTCGGCTCCTCCCGCACCAACCCGTACAAGAAAGAGGGCGACCCCGAGAAGGTGGTCAAGCAACTAGAAGAGTTCGGCGTAGACGCCCTCGTCGCCATCGGCGGGGACGACACTTTGGGCGTCGCCAAGCGCCTGCACGACGACTTCGGCACGCAGGTAATAGGTTGCCCCAAGACCATAGACAACGACCTCTCGGCGACGGACACCACCTTCGGCTACGACACCGCCGTCTCGATAGCCACCGACGCCATAGACAAGCTAAGGACCACGGCCAAGAGCCACGAGCGGGTAGTGGTCGTCGAGGTCATGGGGCGTCACGCGGGTTGGATCACCTGGGGCGCGGGCCTCGCGAGCGCGGCCAACGTCACCCTCATCCCCGAGGTCGAACCCGACCTCGACCAGATCGCCTCCATCTTCGAGAAACGCGCCAAGAGCGGCGAGAAGTGGGGCCTGGTGGCCGTCTCCGAAGGCGTAACCCTCTCCGAAGAGTTCATGACCCAGAACGCCGAAACCGACGAGTTCGGCCACGTCCGCCTCGGCGGCATAGCCGAAACGCTCGCCAAAGAGATAGAGTCCCGCACCGGCATCGAGACCCGCCACGTGGTCCTCGGCCACCTCCAGCGAGGAGGCACCCCTACGGCCTACGACCGCATCCTCTCCACGCGCTACGGCCTGCGCGCCGCCGAAGCCGTCAACAACGGCGAGTGGGGCAAGATGGTCGCATTGCGTGGCAACGAAATAGTCACCGTAGACCTCTCCGAGGCCACGGACGAGACCAAGACGGTCCCGAACGACCTCTACAAAGCGGCCGAGACGTTCTTTGGGTAG
- a CDS encoding acetyl-CoA carboxylase carboxyltransferase subunit alpha: MILEFERPIKELEERIAGLHRLAGESEGLQAEISRLEEALEAAKRRVYSNLSPYQRVQVARHPARPNLRAYRDALTDDFYELSGDRLHGEDAAVRGGFARLKPSLGGHPIVLIGHDKGADVKTRVAGNFGMAHPEGYRKVKRFYELAARFGLPIVLLVDTPGAFAGRQAEERGQAWAISDDLMALSRAPVPVVSFVIGEGGSGGALAMCLADYVGMLENSYLSVIAPEACASIIFRDPSRAAEAAEALKLTARDLKDHGIVDEVLPEPLGGAHNEPEDAIETVGNALGRVVSGLTGTDPETLIASRHDRYRRIGERAIQ; the protein is encoded by the coding sequence GTGATCCTCGAGTTCGAGCGGCCGATCAAAGAGCTCGAGGAGCGCATCGCGGGCCTGCACCGGCTGGCCGGCGAGAGCGAGGGGCTGCAGGCGGAGATCTCGCGCCTCGAAGAGGCCCTGGAAGCCGCCAAGCGCCGCGTCTACTCGAACCTCTCCCCCTACCAGCGCGTTCAGGTGGCCCGCCACCCGGCCCGCCCGAACCTCCGGGCCTACCGGGACGCCCTGACGGACGATTTCTACGAGCTCTCGGGGGACAGGCTGCACGGCGAAGACGCGGCGGTGCGCGGCGGTTTTGCGCGCCTCAAGCCCTCGCTCGGCGGCCATCCCATCGTCCTGATCGGGCACGACAAGGGCGCCGACGTGAAGACCAGGGTCGCCGGAAACTTCGGGATGGCCCACCCCGAGGGCTACCGCAAGGTGAAACGGTTCTACGAGCTCGCCGCCCGCTTCGGCCTCCCCATAGTCCTTCTGGTGGACACGCCGGGGGCCTTCGCCGGGCGGCAGGCCGAGGAGCGGGGCCAGGCGTGGGCGATCTCGGACGACCTGATGGCGCTCTCGCGGGCGCCCGTGCCGGTAGTCTCGTTCGTGATCGGCGAAGGAGGCTCCGGCGGCGCCCTCGCCATGTGCCTCGCCGACTACGTCGGGATGCTCGAGAACTCGTACCTCTCCGTCATAGCCCCCGAGGCCTGCGCCTCTATAATCTTCCGCGACCCGAGCCGGGCCGCCGAAGCGGCCGAGGCCCTCAAGCTGACCGCCCGCGACCTCAAAGACCACGGCATAGTGGACGAAGTCCTCCCCGAACCCTTGGGCGGCGCCCACAACGAACCCGAAGACGCCATAGAGACCGTCGGGAACGCTTTGGGCCGCGTGGTCTCAGGCCTCACGGGCACCGACCCCGAGACCCTCATCGCCTCCCGCCACGACCGCTACCGCCGCATCGGCGAACGCGCCATACAGTAG
- a CDS encoding acetyl-CoA carboxylase carboxyltransferase subunit beta, translating into MYEKDLGARFNVCPHCEFHYPLSAPARIRLLLDRNSFEERDTGLLAGDPLGFEGYGERLEKARRKTGLDDAVVSGVGALGGRRVALAVMDFRFIGGSMGSVVGEKVARTVEHAYAEELPLIIVSASGGARMFEGVYSLMQLAKTSVALSRYVDGSWPYISVLTDPTFGGVTASFATAADVVIAEPGARIGFAGARVIEQTTKERLPEGFQTAEFQRDHGMVDRIVHRLALRGDIERLLGFVA; encoded by the coding sequence ATCTACGAGAAGGATCTGGGCGCGAGGTTCAACGTCTGCCCGCACTGCGAGTTTCACTACCCGCTCTCCGCCCCGGCCCGCATAAGGCTCCTCCTCGACCGCAACTCCTTCGAGGAGCGCGACACCGGCCTCCTGGCGGGCGACCCTCTGGGCTTCGAGGGTTACGGGGAGAGGCTCGAGAAAGCGCGCCGCAAGACCGGCCTCGACGACGCGGTTGTGAGCGGCGTGGGAGCTCTGGGCGGGCGGCGGGTCGCGCTCGCGGTCATGGACTTCCGGTTTATTGGGGGGTCGATGGGGAGCGTGGTCGGGGAGAAGGTAGCCAGGACCGTCGAGCACGCGTACGCGGAGGAGCTGCCCCTGATCATAGTCTCGGCCTCCGGCGGGGCCAGGATGTTCGAGGGCGTCTACTCGCTGATGCAGCTCGCGAAGACCAGCGTCGCCCTCTCCAGGTACGTCGACGGTTCGTGGCCCTACATCTCCGTGCTTACGGACCCGACGTTCGGGGGGGTTACGGCCTCCTTCGCGACGGCGGCCGACGTGGTGATCGCCGAGCCCGGGGCGAGGATAGGGTTCGCCGGGGCAAGGGTCATAGAGCAGACCACAAAGGAGAGGCTGCCCGAGGGTTTCCAGACTGCCGAGTTCCAGAGGGATCATGGGATGGTCGACAGGATCGTGCACCGGCTCGCCCTCAGGGGCGACATAGAGCGGCTGCTGGGGTTCGTGGCGTGA
- the trpA gene encoding tryptophan synthase subunit alpha: MSGAERLREAFPRDRAALIPYLTGGYPTLEGAVEVGEAYLEAGADVLEIGVPFSDPLADGPTIQDTTTRAIENGADLRYCLDLARRFSGRVPVVFLLYYNTIFARGPERFLDEAAEAGVSGLVIPDLPVDEAAAFAEMCAERGVGFCPLVAPTSSEERVKEAVALATGFVYCVSVAGVTGVRDGLPPKAADLLRRVRAGTDVPVALGFGIGSPEAAAEAAAEADGVIIGSKLMRLVAEDGAEGPGRGCGRSTRRSPRSRRRGRASETGLASAGSTPGPRPRPRAASGPWTPSSPSASGAGSRSTRRIWARGSTSARTASFTTRSPPRPA, encoded by the coding sequence GTGAGCGGCGCCGAGAGACTTAGAGAGGCTTTCCCGAGGGACCGGGCTGCCCTCATCCCGTACCTGACCGGCGGCTATCCGACGCTTGAGGGGGCGGTCGAGGTGGGGGAGGCGTACCTCGAGGCCGGGGCCGACGTGTTGGAGATAGGCGTGCCCTTCTCAGATCCCTTGGCAGACGGGCCGACGATCCAGGACACGACGACCCGCGCCATCGAGAACGGCGCGGACCTTCGCTACTGCCTCGACCTCGCCCGCCGCTTTTCAGGCCGGGTGCCCGTCGTGTTCCTGCTCTACTACAACACCATCTTTGCGAGAGGTCCCGAACGTTTCCTGGACGAGGCGGCCGAGGCGGGGGTCTCGGGGCTCGTGATCCCGGACCTTCCCGTGGACGAGGCCGCCGCTTTTGCGGAAATGTGCGCCGAGCGCGGCGTCGGCTTCTGCCCGCTCGTCGCGCCCACTTCTTCGGAGGAGCGGGTGAAGGAAGCGGTGGCCCTCGCGACGGGGTTCGTCTACTGCGTCTCCGTGGCCGGCGTGACGGGGGTGCGGGACGGGCTGCCCCCGAAGGCCGCGGATCTTCTGCGGCGGGTCAGGGCCGGGACGGACGTGCCTGTGGCGCTCGGGTTCGGCATCGGGTCGCCCGAGGCGGCTGCCGAGGCGGCCGCGGAGGCCGACGGGGTCATAATCGGGAGCAAGCTGATGCGCCTGGTCGCCGAGGACGGGGCCGAGGGGCCGGGGCGTGGCTGCGGGAGGTCCACGAGGCGCTCTCCGCGGTCGAGAAGGCGGGGACGGGCATCAGAAACTGGCTTAGCAAGCGCAGGGAGTACTCCCGGACCGCGCCCGAGACCGAGAGCGGCATCGGGCCCATGGACGCCGTCTTCACCAAGTGCGAGCGGTGCGGGCAGCCGATCTACGAGAAGGATCTGGGCGCGAGGTTCAACGTCTGCCCGCACTGCGAGTTTCACTACCCGCTCTCCGCCCCGGCCCGCATAA
- the trpB gene encoding tryptophan synthase subunit beta produces MRQKVDNREGYFGAFGGRFVPETLIHALEELQEAYERYRNDPEFNEELDRLARDFVGRPTPLMFAERLTRKWGGANVWFKREDLAHTGAHKINNALGQMLLAERMGKTRIIAETGAGQHGVATATVAALYGRECVVYMGEEDTRRQAPNVLRMKLLGTEVVPVTTGSGTLKAALNEAIRDWVTNVEDTHYIIGTVAGPAPYPRLVRDLQAVIGRELEAQSRERFGADPDAIVACVGGGSNAIGAFHPFVGRENVRLVGVEAAGRGIETGEHGASLTGGRPGVLHGNLSYVLQTDEGQIREAHSISAGLDYPSVGPEHAYLKDEGLVEYASVTDDEALAAFVSTSRLEGIIPALETSHAIHYAEKVARELGPGKNLVINLSGRGDKDIGVVAEAIGMDAREAGEDPS; encoded by the coding sequence TTGCGGCAAAAGGTTGATAACCGCGAGGGGTACTTTGGCGCCTTCGGCGGCAGGTTCGTACCCGAGACCCTGATCCACGCCCTCGAAGAGCTGCAAGAGGCCTACGAACGCTACCGGAACGACCCCGAGTTCAACGAAGAGCTCGACCGCCTGGCCCGCGACTTCGTCGGCCGCCCAACCCCGTTGATGTTCGCCGAGCGCCTTACCCGTAAGTGGGGCGGGGCGAACGTGTGGTTCAAGAGGGAGGACCTGGCGCACACGGGGGCGCACAAGATCAACAACGCCCTCGGCCAGATGCTCCTGGCCGAACGGATGGGCAAGACCCGCATCATCGCCGAGACCGGAGCCGGCCAGCACGGCGTGGCCACCGCCACCGTGGCGGCCCTCTACGGCCGCGAATGCGTGGTCTACATGGGCGAGGAAGACACCCGCCGCCAGGCCCCGAACGTCCTGCGCATGAAGCTGCTCGGGACGGAGGTGGTTCCGGTAACGACGGGTTCCGGCACGCTCAAGGCGGCGCTGAACGAGGCGATCCGGGACTGGGTAACGAACGTCGAGGACACCCACTACATCATCGGGACGGTCGCGGGCCCCGCCCCGTACCCTCGCCTGGTCAGGGATTTGCAGGCCGTCATAGGCCGCGAGTTGGAGGCGCAGAGCCGCGAAAGGTTCGGCGCAGACCCCGACGCGATCGTCGCCTGCGTCGGCGGCGGCTCGAACGCCATCGGCGCTTTCCACCCTTTCGTGGGAAGGGAGAACGTGCGGCTCGTCGGGGTGGAGGCCGCAGGAAGGGGCATCGAGACGGGGGAGCACGGCGCTTCGCTGACGGGGGGACGGCCCGGCGTTCTGCACGGCAACTTGAGCTACGTCCTGCAGACGGATGAGGGCCAGATCCGGGAGGCCCACTCCATCAGCGCGGGCCTGGACTACCCTTCGGTCGGCCCCGAGCACGCCTACCTCAAGGACGAGGGGCTCGTCGAGTACGCGAGCGTCACGGACGACGAGGCGCTCGCGGCGTTCGTCTCCACCTCCAGGCTCGAGGGGATCATCCCGGCGCTCGAGACGTCGCACGCGATCCACTACGCCGAGAAGGTCGCCCGCGAGCTCGGACCCGGCAAGAACCTCGTCATCAACCTCTCCGGCCGCGGCGACAAGGACATCGGCGTCGTGGCCGAGGCCATCGGCATGGACGCCCGCGAGGCGGGCGAAGACCCCTCGTGA